The Bradyrhizobium sp. WSM471 genome includes the window TCATCGTCGGCGCCGGCCCCACCGGCGTGGAGCTCGCGGGGACAATCGCCGAGATGGCGCACCACACCTTGCCAGCCGACTTCCGCAACATCGACACCAACAAGGCGCGCGTGGTGCTGATCGAGGCGGGTCCTCGCGTGCTGGCAGGCTTTCCCGACGACCTCTCGGCCTACGCGCAGGCCTCGCTGGAGAAGATCGGCGTCGAGGTCGTGCTCGGACAGGCCGTCACCGAGATCAATCGCGAGGGCGTGGTGTTCGGCGGCAAGCTGCTCGAAGCCAAGACACGAATCTGGGCCGCCGGCGTGCGCGCCTCGCCCGCGGCCGAGTGGCTGGGCGCCCCGGCCGATCGTGCCGGACGGGTGCAGGTCGAAAACGATCTTACGATCCCCGGTCATCCCGAAATCTTTGCGATCGGCGACACCGTTCTGATCAACGCCTGGGACGGCAAGCCCGTGCCAGGCATCGCGCCGGCCGCCAAGCAGCAGGGCCGTTACGTCGCCGAGACCATCAAGGCGCGGCTGCGCAAAGAGCCGACGGGCCCGTTCCGCTACAAGCACTCCGGCAGCCTCGCCCAGATCGGCAAACGGCTCGCGGTGATCGACTTCGGCCGCATCAAGCTGCGCGGCACCATCGCGTGGTGGATCTGGGGCATCGCCCACATCTACTTCCTGATCGGCTTGCGCCACCGCCTCAGCGTCGCGCTGAGCTGGCTCTGGATCTACGCCCGCGACCAGCGCGCAGCCCGGCTGATCACGCAGGGATCGAGCAAGGTGGTGTAGTTCTTTTCCTTCTCCCCTTGCGGGAGAAGGTGGCATAGGCGGCCTTCGGCCGCCGTTCTTGAAAACGCCGATGCTTCGCATCGGCTATGGCGCCGGATGAGGGGTCTGTCTCAGCGCGTGAGATTGTGCGCGAGGAGAGAACCCCTCACCTGGCTTCGCTTTCGCGAAGCCACCCTCTCCCGCAAGGGGAGAGGGAGCAGCAGCGCCCGCTGAAACTCTAGCCCTACTTCACCAACTGGCACCCACCTTGCGCCAGCGGTCGAAACGCCTGGTCCGCCGGGATCGTCGAGACCAGCTTGTAATAGTCGTAGGGATATTTCGACTCCTCCGGCTTCTTCACCTCGAACAGATACATCGGATGCACGACGCGGCCGTCCTGGCGGATCGCGGTGTCGCCGAACAGCTTGTCCTTGCCCTTGAACTTCTTCATCTCGGGCACGGCGTCCTTGGCATTGTCGCTGCCGGTCGCGGCGACCGCGTTGAGATAGGCGAGTGTGGAGGCATAGACCCCGGCCTGGTTGCCGCTCGGCATCTTGCCGTTCATCCCGGGCCGCGCGGCGAACCGCTTGGCGAAGGCGCGGGTGTCGTCGTTCATGTCCCAGTAGAAGGCCTCCATGAGCTGAAGCCCTTGCGCGACCTTGATGCCCATGCCGTGGACGTCGTTGATGAAGAGCAGGAAGGCGACGAGCTTCTGTCCGCCCTGCTGGATCCCGAACTCGGCAGCCTGCTTCACCGCGTTGATGGTGTCGCCGCCGGCATTGGCGAGCCCGATCACCTGCGCCTTCGAGCCCTGCGCCTGCAACAGGAAGGACGCGAAGTCGGACGTGCCGAGCGGATGCTTGCTCGAGCCCAACACCTTGCCGCCATGCGCCTCGATGTATTTCTGGGCTTCCGCCTCGATGCCCTTGCCGAGCGCGTAATCGACCGTGAGGAAATACCAGTCCTTGCCGCCGCGCGACATCATCGCGGCTGCCGTGGTGTTGCCGGTCGCCCAAGCGTCGTTGACCCATTGGATGGTGTTGGGCGAGCAGGCCTTGCCGGTGAGATCGGAGCTCGCGGTGGACGACGCCAGGAACGTCATGCGGCTGTCGCGCAGCAGCGTGTTGATGGAGAGACCGACGGCCGAATTCGGCACGTCGACGATAGCGTCGACGCCTTCGACATCGAGCCATTTGCGCGCGATGGCATTGCCGACATCGGCCTTGTTCTGGTGATCGGCATAGACGATCTCGACCTTGATGCCCTTGCCGCCGCCGTTGAAATCCTCGGCCGCCATGCGCGCGGCCTCGACCGAGCCCATGCCGTTGGTGTCCTGGAAGATGCCGGAGATGTCGTTGAGAACGCCGACACGCACGACGTTGTCCGAGATCTCGGCATTTGCCACGCCGCCAATCAAGCTCGCGGCCAGCGCAAGCGTCCACTTCAAGTTCTTCATTGTTCCCTCCCCTGTCGTATTTATTGCTTTCGATGCCGCCAGCGTCAGGCCGGCGTGATGCTCACAGGCAGGCTGTCGAGCCCGCGTAGCGTGTTGTTGAAGCGGCGCTGTGGCTCGCCCGTGATCTCGATCTTCGCGATCCGGCGGGCCAGCGCCGCGAGCATTGTCTCGCCTTCGAGCCGCGCGACCAGCTGGCCGACGCACATGTGAATACCTGAGCCATAACCAACATGGCCGGACGTGCGGCGGGTGATGTCGTAGCTGTCCGGCCTGTCCCAGCGCCGCGGATCGCGATTGGCAGCCGCCAGAAACATCAACACCTTCTCGCCCTCACCGATGGTCGCGCCTGACAGTTCGACCTCGCGCGTTGTCGTGCGGAAGAAGGTCTGCACCGGGCTTTCAAAACGAACGGCCTCCTCGAAAGCGTTGCGCGCCAGCGTGAAATCGTCGCGCAGGCGCTGCCATTGCTCCGGGAAGCGCGCGAGACAGTAGACCGCTGCACCGATGCCGTTGACGGTGGTGTCGAGGCCCGCCGACAGCAGCGAACGCACCAGCAGCGGCGCTTCGGTGGCGGTGATGGCACCCTCGTCGACATGGGCGTGGATGCAGGCGCCGATGCCGCCGGGCGTGAGGTTGTCCCGCTGGCACTGATCGGTGACGTAAGCCTGGTGCGGCGCCGAACGCGCGATCGCTTCCTGGCGCAGCTCGTTCGGCGGGCCGAAGGCATTGAACACGACACTGGCATAGGGGATCAGATGTTCGCGGCCCTCCGGCTTCAGCCCGAGCGCATCCGGGAAGATCGACAGCGGATAGGCCTCGGCGAGATCCGTGATGGCATCGAAGCTGCGCTTCTCCAGCAGCGCGTCCACACGCTCTTCCGCTGCGGCAGCAAAACGATCGCGGAGCCCCTTCATCACCGTCGGCGACAGCACCTTCGAGAGCACGGCGCGGGTGCGGGTGTGCGCGGGCGGATCGGCTTCGAGGATCAGGCTCGGCGGCCGCCACGGCGTCTCCTTCTTGAAGTCGGAGAGGCCGACGCCGCGGCTGGAGCAGAACGTCCCGGGGTCGTTCAGCACGGCATGAACCTCGGCATAGCGCGCCACGCCATAGACGTTCCACTTGTCGAGATAGACGACAGGTCCCGCCTCCCGCAGCAGCTCATGCGTGGGATAGGGATCGGCGAAAAAATTCATGTCGAAGGGATCGACGTCGAGATGCGGAACGGCCGACGAACCGCTGATTTCCGGGGAGCTGGAAGTGTTCATTGAAGTCCTCCCTCATTTTGATCTTGTGAAAGGGCGGCGCTTACTCTTAGGTCTCCAGACACGCCGCGAGACAGAATCCCGACATGCCGCCGTCTTCGACCAGAGCCCGCCAAAAGCCCGTGTCCACCGAGACGGGACCGACCCTCGATCTCGACCGCTACGTCCCCGCGTTCATCACCTTCATCGCCAACAAGCTCTCGAACAGCGCCACCGCGTTCTATCAGCGGCAGTTCGGCGTCAACGTCACGGAATGGCGGATCATGTCGCTGCTGGCGATCGAGCCCGGCATTCCCGCCTCGCGCATCTGCCACGTCATCGGTTTCGACAAGGGCCCGGTGAGCCGGACGCTGGCCGGCCTGGAAAAGCGGGCGATGATCTCGATCCGCACCGATCCCAACGACGGGCGCACACATTCGATCTCGCTGACGGCGAAGGGCCGCGCCATCCATGACAAGGTGATCGTCGCGGCATTCGAGCGCGAACGGCGCCTGTTGTCTTGTCTGGACAAGGACGAGCGCGAGATGCTGATCGACCTGTTGCGCCGCCTGCACGAGAATCTCGGCGCAGTGACCGGCAGCACCGAGACCTGACGGGCCACGCAGCGGGCGCCGACCTCTGTCATTTCCAGGCATGCGCCGGCATTCGCCCGCGGCGCCCTCTCTGCCGAGCATTGCTTCCTCCGATCCGACGCGGCGGTTCCTTCCGCCGTCATCCTTGTCTGGAACGGTTCGCATAAATTAGTTGCCGAGGCAACAAAAGAATCATGCAGCATAATGCGGCAGGTTGGCTGGCGTATTTAGGCTTGCCCAACTCTCGTGTCCCGGACGCGCTGCAGCGTGAAACGCTGCTGCGCAGAGCCGGGATCCATGCGACCGCGCGTATTAAGCGAGATGGGCCCCGGCCCTGCAGCGCATCACTGCGTGCTGCGCTACGTCCGGGGCGCGAGAGCAGCTAGCGCGGGCGTGGACGTGCTAACTGCCGCAACCGATCCACTCACCCGAGACATCGTCATCCAACCGCGCCAGGGCATCCGCCCGCCGCATCAGCACGGCGCGCTGGTTGATGTAGCCCTTGTCGGTGATCTCGCCGCCGTCCACCGACGGCGGCTCGGCAAGCAGCAGGGCGCGCGTGGCATGGCCGGAGGAGTTGGGGCCCTGTTGCTTCAGTTTCGCCAGCCCCTGCGCGATCGCGGCTCTGATATCGTCATGCGCGAGCACGGCATTCACGTCGACCGTCTCGGGCAGGCCGGCATGCGCGCGGCACGCGGCGATGTTCGGAAACACCAGAAAGCGCACCTCGTCGCCGCCATGGCCGGTGACGACGATGTCCTGCGCGAGCGGCGCCAGCGCGGCGATGCCGGCGAGGCGCAGCGTACCGACACTGACCCAGGTGCCGGAATTGAGCTTGAAATCCTCCGCGACGCGGCCGTCGAAGAACAGGCCGCGCTCGGGCCGCTTCGCATCGGCGAATTTCACGGCGTCACCGATGAGATAAAAGCCCTCGTCGTCAAAAGCCTGCCTGGTCAGCTCCGGCGCCTTCCAGTAGCCCGGCGTGACGTTGGGGCCGCGCACGCGCACCTCCAGCTTGTCGCCGGAGGTGACGAGCTTCAGTTCGGTGCCCGGTATGGGCACGCCGATATTGCCCGAGCGCTCCGCGAGGAAATGGCAGTCGGTGGCCAGCGGCGACGTCTCGGTCGAGCCCCACGCCGAGACCATCGGCATCGCGCGGCCAACGGTCTTGACGGAAAGCTCTTCGAGCGCGTCCCACAGATTCTGCGGCAGCGCTGCACCGGCGTAGAACGCGAATTTCACCCCGCTGAAGAAGCGGCGGCGCAGTTCCTCGTCGCCGCGCAACGCCGCAATCAACATGTCGAAGCCGCGCGGCACGTTGAAATAGACCGTCGGCATCACACTTCTGAGATTGGCGAGTGACATCGCAAACAGACCGGGCGCCGGCTTGCCGCCGTCGATATAGAGCGAGCCGCCATTGCGAAGCACGAGATTGAAATTGTGGTTGGCGCCGAACGTGTGGCTCCAGGGCAGCCAGTCGAGAATGACGAGATCGCGGCCAGTCTGCTCGAGAAACGTCCAGGTCTGCGCCTTGGCCTGCTGGCTCGAGGTCAGCATGCGCTGGGTATTGATCACGGCTTTCGGCGTGCCTGTCGAGCCCGAAGTGAACAGGAGCTTTGCGATCGTCGCGGGCGTCACCGCGGCGAAGGCCTTTGCGACGTCGGGGCTCTCCGGCGTTGCCGCGATGGTGCGAAAGGCCAGCGCATCGGCATCGTCTGCATTGCCGCTGATGATCCGCGCGTTATGCAGCGACTTGATCGCGGCCAGCGCCGCCGCAAACGGCCTCGTCGCGGAGACATAGATCGCGGCGGGCTTGAGCAGCGCGATCATGCTTTTGAGCTTGTCGAAATCCTTTGACATCAGCGAATAGGCCGGCGAGATCGCTGCCGAGGGCACGCCGACATGCTGGGCCGCAAGTGCCAGCAGCGCATGATCGATGCTGTTGTCGGAGAGGATCGCGAGGGGGCGCTCCGGACTGAGACCTTGCGCCAGAATCCAGGACGCTGCCGCGCGCACCTGGCGCAGCGCCTGCGCATAGGTGACGGTGGTCCATGGCGCTTCGGCACTGCCGCGCTCCGCGAGGAAAATCGCATCGGGCCTCTGCCGCGCCCATTGCTCCAGCCAGTCGCCGACGCAACGCGCGCCATCGCGCAAGGGCTCGGGCGAGCGCAGCACGATGCTGCCGTCGGCGCGATGCTCGGCAACGGTTCTGGGTGTCGCGAACAGGCTCGAAGCATCACCGCGAGGGGCGGCTGTCATGGTTTCCTCCTCGCCCGGAAGCCGGGATCGGCCGCGGCCTCGTCGCGGACCGCGTTGGCCATAATGTTGGGCATGCCAATTGTTGTCGTCAACAACAATCTTCCGCTGGCGCGGCGAAGACGCTACAAGAATGATCCCGCAGGAGACGCGACGTGACAGCCACTGCAGCCCGGACTTCTCGACGCAAACGCGCCGGCAACGGCGCCGCGCGGCGGATCGACGCGGACGAGATCGGCCTCGACGCCCTGGTCGGGCACGCCGGCTATGCGGTGCGGCGCTTCCAGATCTGGATTTTCCAGGACTTCGTCAAAACGCTCGGCGATGTCGAGATCCGCCCGACGCAATATTCGGTGCTGACGGTGATCGGCGCCAATCCCGGCCTGTCGCAGATGGCGGTGGCCAAGCGCCTCGGCATCGAGCGCGCGCGGCTGGTGCATCTGCTCGACAGCCTCGAGCAGCGCGATCTGGTCGAACGCGTCAAGTCGAAGGCGGACCGGCGCTCCCACGCCCTTCACCTCACGCAGCTGGGCAAGACGGCGCTGGCAAAATTCAAGCGCCTCGCCGCGGAGCACGAGCGGCATGTCGAGGAGAGGATCGGCAAGCAGAACCGGGAGCGGCTGCTGCGAATCCTGGCTGACTTCACCTGATCCAGGCTGCCTAATACTTGTGCAAATGCCCCCGACGGGGCGCGGACGTGTCAGCCCGGTTGATCCTCGAATTATCCCACAAGCCACTGATCTCTCGATAATATCCGGAGCACTTCTCCTGCCCGGATTCTGTACACAATGGCACATCGCTTGCTTCGATCCGGGTGAAGAGACGTAGCCGGAGTTTGTCGCCATGAGGGCTGAAATGGGGGCTGAGCAGCCTGAAACGATCGCCGCGATCGTGGCCGCGCATCGCGCGGGCACGCTCACACCGGCGCAGACGGTCGCGCGCACCTATCAGCGCATCCGCGGCCACAGCGATCCCGCCGTCTTCATCAGCCTGCGCGACGAAAGGGACGCGATCACGGAGGCCGAGAAGCTCGCCACGCGTGCCGATGCAGCCAGCCTGCCGCTCTACGGCGTGCCGGTCGTGGTGAAGGACAATATCGACGCGCTGGGATTTCCGACCACCGCGGCGTGCCCGGCCTTCTCATACCTCCCGACACATGATTCGACCGCGGTTGCGCGGCTGCGTGCCGCCGGCGCCATCATCATCGGCAAGACCAATCTCGACCAATTCGCGACCGGCCTTGTTGGCGTGCGCTCGCCCTACGGCATCCCCAGAAACGCGATCCGCGAGGATCTCATTCCCGGCGGCTCGAGCTCGGGATCGGCGACCGCCGTCGGCGCCGGGCTGGTGCCGCTGTCGCTCGGCACCGACACCGCCGGCAGCGGCCGCGTGCCGGCGATGCTCAACAACATCGTTGGTCTCAAGCCGAGCCTCGGCATGATCTCGACCGCTGGCCTGGTGCCGGCCTGCCGGACGCTCGACTGTATCTCGGTGTTCGCTTTGACGGTCGACGACGCCGCGCTCGCACTGTCGGTGATGGCAGGTCCCGATCAGGCCGATCCGTTCTCGCGCGACCGGCCGCTTGGCGCGATCACCCCGCTCCCGGCAAACCTGCGCCTCGGCGTGCCGCGCGGCGGACAGCTGATCTTCTTCGGCGACAAGAAGGCGGAAGCGGCTTACGCCGATGCCTTGAAGCGCTGGACCGCGATTGGCGCAACACTCGTCGAATTCGACCTCGAGCCGTTCTACGAGACGGCGCGGCTGCTCTATGAAGGACCCTGGGTCGCCGAGCGCTATCTCGTGATCCGCGACCTGCTGGCGTCCGCGCCGGATGCGATCCATCCCGTGACGCGCGAGATCACCGTAGCGGGTGCGCGGCTGACGGCGGCGGATACCTTCTCCGCGCTCTATCGCTTGCAGGGCCTGCGCAAGATCGCCGAACGCACCTTCACAAATATCGACGCGCTGGTGCTGCCGACGGCGCCGACGGCCTATACGACCGCGCAGGTGCTGGCCAATCCGATCGAGCTCAACAGCCGGCTCGGCACCTATACCAACTTCGTCAATCTGCTCGACCTCTGCGGTCTCGCGGTACCGGCGGCGATGCGCGCCGACGGCATTCCGTTCGGCATCACGCTCCTTGCGCCCACCGGCCACGACGCGCTGCTCGCGAGCATCGGCCGCGTGTTCCACGCCGATACCAAACTAACGCTTGGCGCAAAGGGCGTGGCGCAACCCGCGCTGGCGCCGCTTGCCGCAAGCGGCATCGACGACATTCCCATCGCCGTGGTCGGCGCGCATCTGTCCGGCATGGCGCTGAACGGCGAGTTGAAAGCGCTGAACGGCCAGCTGATCGAGGCGACCAGGACCGCGGCGGACTACAAGCTCTACGCATTGAAGACCACGCCCCCGAAGCCGGGCATGCTGCGCGTCGAAGCCGGCAAGGGCGCGTCGATCGAGCTGGAGATCTGGTCGCTGTCGTCGTCCGCCTTCGGCGAGTTCGTCAACGCGATTCCTGCGCCGATGGCGATCGGCACGGTGCGGCTCGCCGATGGCCGCAGCGTGAAGGGATTTCTGGTCGAGCCCGAAGTGCTGAGCGACGCGCGCGACATCACGGCGTATGGTGGATGGCGGAAGTATATGGCGGAGGCCGCGCCGGCGTAGCTGCATCTCCTCATGGTGAGGAGGCGCGCAAGCGCCGTCTCGAACCATGAAGGCCCCCGCGGCTGCATCTCGGCCTTCCATCCTTTGAGACGCGGCCTTCGGCCGCTCCTCAGAGCTTGAGAATGTTTCGCTCCCGCCGAGAGAGCTTTGCATTGCCTGGAGAGCAGTGACCCCAAGGTTTTCAGCTGAACCGGCCCGCTGATGGGGGCTTTGTTGGCGCCTATTGGTGCGGGCTCGCCTATTTATGCCGCTTGCGCCTTGGCGTGTAAGGCGAAGAAGCGCATCATGTTGTGAGCGACCGCGAACCACAACAGGTGGATGCGGGCCTTGATCTTGCCGCGCAGGGATAACTGGCGCAGGCCCATGCGTCGGGCATGGGCGTTGATGCATTCGTGTTCGCAACGCAGCCGGTAGAACGCCTTGCCATCGTCGCTCTTCATGCGTTCACGCCAGTCCGCGACGCCAACACCGTCACCTTTCTTAGGGGCATAAGGGTCGGTGCCGTGTTTTGTCTGCGCTGGCGGACACCACACTTTTATACCGTTGGCATGGGCCCACTCAATGGCTTCGTTTTTGGTGAAGCCGCCATCGACCAGATAGTTGGAGGGTTGGTAGCCTTCGGCATGCACCATCTCGATCCCCGGCTGGGCCAAGCCCCGATCCGAGCCGCTGGTATCGATATCGACCGCAACGATCACCTGGTGTTCCGGAGCCGATACGATCTGTGTGTTGTAGGCCGGGCGCCATCCGCCATCGGCCATCTTCATCACCCGTGCGTCGGCATCGGTGGTGGAAGCGCGCGGCGACTTCTGCTTGGCCACCTCTTTCTTGTTGGTTTTCTCTCGCCGCTCCCGCTCGGCTTCCAGCTCCTTCATGCGTTCCTGCGCCGCCGCGATCCGCTCCGCACGCTCGCGGGCGCCACGCTCCTTTGCCGCACGCCGACGCCGATCATCGGCCGCAGGATCGGTCTCGACTTCAAAGCGCAGGCGCTCCACCCGCGTCTGCGCTGCCGTCTTCAACTCATCAAGCCGTGGCCGCCGGCGGAACGAGCCCGCTCCGGCCGCCGCGCGCACCCGCAAACCATCCTGCGCCAAGGTGTCGAGCGACACCAATCCAGCGTCCACCATCGACGCGACGCCCTGTGTCAGCAGCCGTTCCAGAACCGCCATATGGGCGATCCGGAAGTTCGACAGGCTGTGATAGTTCATCGACACTCCGCCGCACAACCAACGATAGATCAGATGATCCCGGCACAGCCGGTCCAGTTGGCGAGCGCTGCCCACTCCATCGATCGTGGCCCAGAGCCAAAGCGCCAGCATCAGCTTCGGCGAGGCCGGCGGATGTCCGGGCTCGCCCTCCCGCGCCTTGATGACGTCGTACAGCGCCGACAGATCCAGCCCCTCGACAAACGACCAAACCGCGCGGACCGGATGATCATCCCCTACCAGATCGTCCAATGCCGCGACCTGCATGCTCATCTGGCTGCGTTCCGGTTCTCGCAACCGCACCGCGCCGCGTCCCTTGGGTAGTGGCTTATCCTGCTCGGGCAAGTCTTCGAACAATTGATCGTCAGCCATCATCTGCCCCTGCTTCGCCCCGTCATCGAATCATAGCAAAGCGGCTACGGCAAATGCCCGTTTAGACGAAAGATTCTCACCCTCTCAGGATGAGGGATTCACACCGACACCGCGTAGATCTCGTACTCCCCGCGCACCAGCTCGATATGCGCACGCATCGCGGCGGCGGCGCCCTGCTTGTCGCCGCGCATGATGGCGACGACGACGCGGTCGTGCTCGGCTTGCGACTTGGCGAGGCGGCCGAGGTTGCGGAACTGGGCGCGGCGAAACGGCTGCACGCGTACGCGCGTCGCCAGCGTGATCTCGGCGATGTAACCGTTCTGCGATCCCGCATAGATCGCATTGTGGAAGCGCTCATTGACTTCGTGGAAGCGGTCGGGATTGCCGGCATAGCTCAGCACCCGCAGCTCTTCGTGGATGGCTTCCAGGCCGTGGCGCTCGGCAGCCGACATGCGTTCAGCGGCAAGACCCGCGCACAGTGCTTCCAGTTCCGCCATCGCCTCGAACATGCCCGTCAGCCGTTCGAACGAAGGCTGCGCTACGACCGCGCCGCGATGGGCGCGCGCTTCGACGAGGCCGCTTGCCACGAGTTGGCGCAACGCTTCCCGCACCGGCGTGCGCGAAACGCTGAAGCGGCGCGCGATGTCGGTCTCGTCAAGCGGCGCGCCGGGCGGCAGAGCTCCGCGCACGATCTCGTCGGCGAGCTGCAGGCGCAATTCCTCGGCGCGCGTGACCTTGTGCACTGATGGCGACGCCCGGTCGACACGCGGCACCGCCGGTTCGGCCGGCAGCGTTCCGGGCGGAAGATCGTCAAGCGTCATACGGTCAGGTCTCTTTCGACTCGTCGATGATGCTGACATGGGCGGCGACGACGCGCCAGCCCTCCGGGAATTTTACCCAGGTCTGCATCTGCCGGCCGACCTTGCCCGGCATCGTGTCGCGATAGAACAGGGTGGAGGCGACAGCGGTGTCGCGGCCATAGCTCGTGATCACGGTTTTCGCAGTGCGGCGGTTGAGGCCGACCGGCGAGCGCCCGGCGCGAAAGCCGGAGATCGCTTCATAGCCGTAGAGGTTCTCGCCGATGCCATAGCGCAGCGTGCGGGGATCGTTGCGAAAGAGCTCGCCGAGCACCGCGACGTCGTTGGTGATCAGGGCCTGCTCATAGCGCTCGAACGCGGCTTTGACGTCCGCGATCACGTCGGGGAGATCGATCTCCATCTCAAAATCCTTTTGGGCAGGGCGCGGCGGCGACGCCCATCTTCTCCAACGCGTACGCGATGCGCAGCGCGATGTCCTCGCGCCAGGGCGCGGCGATGATCTGCACGCCGATCGGCAGCGGCTCGAGCGGCACCGGCACGGCGACCACAGGCAAGCCGATGAACGAGATCGGCTGGGTGTGGATGCCGATATTGGCGCGCACCGGCAGCTCGACGCCGCCAAGATTGAAATTGACCTGGCCGAGTTTTGGCGCCGTGCATGGCGTCGCGGGCGCGATCAGCACGTCGACGGATTTGAAAATCTCCGCGAGCTGCGCGCGATACCAGCGGCGGAATTTCTGCGCGCGGTCGACCAGTGGCGCCGGCACCATGGCGCCCGCGATCAGCCGGT containing:
- a CDS encoding feruloyl-CoA synthase; the encoded protein is MTAAPRGDASSLFATPRTVAEHRADGSIVLRSPEPLRDGARCVGDWLEQWARQRPDAIFLAERGSAEAPWTTVTYAQALRQVRAAASWILAQGLSPERPLAILSDNSIDHALLALAAQHVGVPSAAISPAYSLMSKDFDKLKSMIALLKPAAIYVSATRPFAAALAAIKSLHNARIISGNADDADALAFRTIAATPESPDVAKAFAAVTPATIAKLLFTSGSTGTPKAVINTQRMLTSSQQAKAQTWTFLEQTGRDLVILDWLPWSHTFGANHNFNLVLRNGGSLYIDGGKPAPGLFAMSLANLRSVMPTVYFNVPRGFDMLIAALRGDEELRRRFFSGVKFAFYAGAALPQNLWDALEELSVKTVGRAMPMVSAWGSTETSPLATDCHFLAERSGNIGVPIPGTELKLVTSGDKLEVRVRGPNVTPGYWKAPELTRQAFDDEGFYLIGDAVKFADAKRPERGLFFDGRVAEDFKLNSGTWVSVGTLRLAGIAALAPLAQDIVVTGHGGDEVRFLVFPNIAACRAHAGLPETVDVNAVLAHDDIRAAIAQGLAKLKQQGPNSSGHATRALLLAEPPSVDGGEITDKGYINQRAVLMRRADALARLDDDVSGEWIGCGS
- a CDS encoding NAD(P)/FAD-dependent oxidoreductase, whose translation is MTTTPHRVVIVGAGFGGLETTYRLAGSPVEITLIDRRNHHLFQPLLYQVATASLATSEIAWPVRHLMRDRRDVTTLFATVSGVDADRRCVLIDDGSEVPYDTLVLATGARHAYFGHDEWEQFAPGLKTLEDATTLRRHILVAFEHAERETDPAKRAARLTFVIVGAGPTGVELAGTIAEMAHHTLPADFRNIDTNKARVVLIEAGPRVLAGFPDDLSAYAQASLEKIGVEVVLGQAVTEINREGVVFGGKLLEAKTRIWAAGVRASPAAEWLGAPADRAGRVQVENDLTIPGHPEIFAIGDTVLINAWDGKPVPGIAPAAKQQGRYVAETIKARLRKEPTGPFRYKHSGSLAQIGKRLAVIDFGRIKLRGTIAWWIWGIAHIYFLIGLRHRLSVALSWLWIYARDQRAARLITQGSSKVV
- a CDS encoding MarR family winged helix-turn-helix transcriptional regulator, with the protein product MTATAARTSRRKRAGNGAARRIDADEIGLDALVGHAGYAVRRFQIWIFQDFVKTLGDVEIRPTQYSVLTVIGANPGLSQMAVAKRLGIERARLVHLLDSLEQRDLVERVKSKADRRSHALHLTQLGKTALAKFKRLAAEHERHVEERIGKQNRERLLRILADFT
- a CDS encoding IS1182-like element ISBrsp10 family transposase; this encodes MMADDQLFEDLPEQDKPLPKGRGAVRLREPERSQMSMQVAALDDLVGDDHPVRAVWSFVEGLDLSALYDVIKAREGEPGHPPASPKLMLALWLWATIDGVGSARQLDRLCRDHLIYRWLCGGVSMNYHSLSNFRIAHMAVLERLLTQGVASMVDAGLVSLDTLAQDGLRVRAAAGAGSFRRRPRLDELKTAAQTRVERLRFEVETDPAADDRRRRAAKERGARERAERIAAAQERMKELEAERERREKTNKKEVAKQKSPRASTTDADARVMKMADGGWRPAYNTQIVSAPEHQVIVAVDIDTSGSDRGLAQPGIEMVHAEGYQPSNYLVDGGFTKNEAIEWAHANGIKVWCPPAQTKHGTDPYAPKKGDGVGVADWRERMKSDDGKAFYRLRCEHECINAHARRMGLRQLSLRGKIKARIHLLWFAVAHNMMRFFALHAKAQAA
- a CDS encoding MarR family winged helix-turn-helix transcriptional regulator; the protein is MPPSSTRARQKPVSTETGPTLDLDRYVPAFITFIANKLSNSATAFYQRQFGVNVTEWRIMSLLAIEPGIPASRICHVIGFDKGPVSRTLAGLEKRAMISIRTDPNDGRTHSISLTAKGRAIHDKVIVAAFERERRLLSCLDKDEREMLIDLLRRLHENLGAVTGSTET
- a CDS encoding ABC transporter substrate-binding protein, whose translation is MKNLKWTLALAASLIGGVANAEISDNVVRVGVLNDISGIFQDTNGMGSVEAARMAAEDFNGGGKGIKVEIVYADHQNKADVGNAIARKWLDVEGVDAIVDVPNSAVGLSINTLLRDSRMTFLASSTASSDLTGKACSPNTIQWVNDAWATGNTTAAAMMSRGGKDWYFLTVDYALGKGIEAEAQKYIEAHGGKVLGSSKHPLGTSDFASFLLQAQGSKAQVIGLANAGGDTINAVKQAAEFGIQQGGQKLVAFLLFINDVHGMGIKVAQGLQLMEAFYWDMNDDTRAFAKRFAARPGMNGKMPSGNQAGVYASTLAYLNAVAATGSDNAKDAVPEMKKFKGKDKLFGDTAIRQDGRVVHPMYLFEVKKPEESKYPYDYYKLVSTIPADQAFRPLAQGGCQLVK
- the atzF gene encoding allophanate hydrolase; the encoded protein is MRAEMGAEQPETIAAIVAAHRAGTLTPAQTVARTYQRIRGHSDPAVFISLRDERDAITEAEKLATRADAASLPLYGVPVVVKDNIDALGFPTTAACPAFSYLPTHDSTAVARLRAAGAIIIGKTNLDQFATGLVGVRSPYGIPRNAIREDLIPGGSSSGSATAVGAGLVPLSLGTDTAGSGRVPAMLNNIVGLKPSLGMISTAGLVPACRTLDCISVFALTVDDAALALSVMAGPDQADPFSRDRPLGAITPLPANLRLGVPRGGQLIFFGDKKAEAAYADALKRWTAIGATLVEFDLEPFYETARLLYEGPWVAERYLVIRDLLASAPDAIHPVTREITVAGARLTAADTFSALYRLQGLRKIAERTFTNIDALVLPTAPTAYTTAQVLANPIELNSRLGTYTNFVNLLDLCGLAVPAAMRADGIPFGITLLAPTGHDALLASIGRVFHADTKLTLGAKGVAQPALAPLAASGIDDIPIAVVGAHLSGMALNGELKALNGQLIEATRTAADYKLYALKTTPPKPGMLRVEAGKGASIELEIWSLSSSAFGEFVNAIPAPMAIGTVRLADGRSVKGFLVEPEVLSDARDITAYGGWRKYMAEAAPA
- a CDS encoding cytochrome P450, with the protein product MNTSSSPEISGSSAVPHLDVDPFDMNFFADPYPTHELLREAGPVVYLDKWNVYGVARYAEVHAVLNDPGTFCSSRGVGLSDFKKETPWRPPSLILEADPPAHTRTRAVLSKVLSPTVMKGLRDRFAAAAEERVDALLEKRSFDAITDLAEAYPLSIFPDALGLKPEGREHLIPYASVVFNAFGPPNELRQEAIARSAPHQAYVTDQCQRDNLTPGGIGACIHAHVDEGAITATEAPLLVRSLLSAGLDTTVNGIGAAVYCLARFPEQWQRLRDDFTLARNAFEEAVRFESPVQTFFRTTTREVELSGATIGEGEKVLMFLAAANRDPRRWDRPDSYDITRRTSGHVGYGSGIHMCVGQLVARLEGETMLAALARRIAKIEITGEPQRRFNNTLRGLDSLPVSITPA